One genomic region from Streptomyces sp. Li-HN-5-11 encodes:
- a CDS encoding DUF5691 domain-containing protein, with protein sequence MIRTSAPVETPAAGAWEELVTTALLGTDRRTPPGGAPGRDAPSALLDAAAVQTVRRRAGLRPAPAAKRPEPAPADRRPPLPAAAARRLAVLLADRPGAAAGGRRSTMPDLMELLPQWLAAANARGYAAPPEALPALLDAARGRTDLRPAALAFAGPRALWLAKLNPDWRFALRATPGGGAAPHGPEDADRIRARWEEGLFAERVTLLTAIRARRPADARELLATTWATERAEDRLMFLDSLRTGLGPDDEPFLEQALADRSRNVRATAAELLSALPASALAARMAARAGACVAVDHTHATPTIVVEAPHECDAGMERDGVVPKAPTGRGERSWWLGQLLEAAPLRTWPARLGGRTPQEIVALPVADDWQGELHAAWCRAAVRQRDAQWARALLGPPSAPEAGGPGAVSLAERAKLLGTLNAAERADWVAGFIATHGLSEAFQLLGVCAVPWAAPLGRAVVDALNIARDAGSYPWSFSGVMGLAERCLDPAEASRLDGLLAVPDEAEDASPGAGGYWAEAFQRLVTTLRLRAAMAEELDAP encoded by the coding sequence ATGATCAGGACCTCCGCCCCGGTGGAGACGCCCGCTGCGGGCGCCTGGGAGGAGTTGGTCACCACCGCCCTGCTCGGTACGGACCGCCGTACGCCCCCGGGCGGTGCTCCGGGCCGGGACGCCCCCTCGGCGCTGCTCGACGCGGCGGCCGTGCAGACCGTACGGCGGCGGGCCGGGCTGCGCCCCGCACCCGCGGCCAAGCGCCCGGAGCCGGCGCCCGCCGACCGTCGTCCGCCGCTTCCCGCCGCAGCGGCCCGCCGCCTGGCCGTGCTGCTGGCCGACCGGCCCGGCGCGGCGGCCGGCGGCCGCAGGAGCACGATGCCGGACCTCATGGAGCTGCTGCCCCAGTGGCTCGCCGCGGCGAACGCGCGCGGGTACGCGGCGCCCCCGGAGGCGCTGCCGGCGCTGCTCGACGCGGCCCGCGGACGTACGGACCTGCGCCCCGCCGCGCTGGCCTTCGCCGGCCCGCGCGCGCTGTGGCTCGCGAAGCTGAACCCGGACTGGCGCTTCGCCCTGCGGGCGACACCGGGCGGCGGTGCGGCCCCGCACGGCCCCGAGGACGCCGACCGGATCCGGGCGCGGTGGGAGGAGGGCCTGTTCGCGGAGCGGGTCACGCTCCTGACGGCGATACGCGCGCGCAGGCCCGCGGACGCACGTGAGCTGCTCGCCACCACGTGGGCCACCGAGCGGGCCGAGGACCGGCTGATGTTCCTCGACTCGCTGCGGACGGGCCTGGGCCCCGACGACGAGCCGTTCCTGGAGCAGGCCCTGGCCGACCGCAGCCGCAATGTACGGGCCACGGCCGCCGAGTTGCTGTCGGCACTGCCCGCGTCGGCGCTCGCCGCGCGGATGGCGGCCCGCGCGGGCGCCTGTGTGGCCGTCGACCACACGCACGCGACACCGACGATCGTCGTCGAGGCGCCGCACGAGTGCGACGCGGGCATGGAGCGCGACGGCGTCGTCCCGAAGGCGCCCACCGGCCGCGGCGAACGGTCGTGGTGGCTGGGCCAGCTGCTGGAGGCGGCCCCCCTCCGGACGTGGCCGGCGCGACTGGGCGGGCGGACACCGCAGGAGATCGTGGCACTGCCGGTGGCCGACGACTGGCAGGGCGAACTGCACGCGGCATGGTGCCGGGCTGCGGTGCGGCAACGGGACGCCCAGTGGGCGCGGGCGCTCCTCGGGCCGCCCTCGGCTCCCGAGGCCGGCGGTCCGGGCGCGGTGTCCCTGGCCGAACGCGCCAAGCTGCTCGGCACGCTGAACGCCGCGGAACGGGCCGACTGGGTGGCCGGGTTCATCGCGACACACGGGCTGTCCGAGGCGTTTCAGCTGCTCGGGGTGTGCGCGGTGCCGTGGGCCGCACCGCTCGGGCGGGCGGTGGTCGACGCGCTCAACATCGCGCGGGACGCAGGGAGTTACCCATGGAGTTTCAGTGGAGTGATGGGACTGGCGGAGCGGTGCCTGGATCCCGCGGAGGCGAGCCGGCTGGACGGGCTGCTGGCCGTGCCCGACGAGGCGGAGGACGCGTCGCCGGGGGCCGGAGGGTACTGGGCGGAGGCGTTCCAGCGGCTGGTGACCACGCTGCGGTTGCGCGCCGCCATGGCGGAGGAACTCGACGCGCCGTAG
- a CDS encoding SWIM zinc finger family protein, producing MTLQGVRWTADQVLALAPDDASRKAGSKLGSAGPWSEAGSSDEGTVWGLCRGSGSRPYQTVVDIADAGGPAYKCSCPSRKFPCKHALGLLLLWAASDATVPPGQAPDWAEQWVAGRRQRTAEKKAAGAAGSASGSADPEAARRRAERRAERITAGATELEQRLADLLRGGLAAAEQAGYGLWEEAAARMVDAQAPGLAARVRELGAIPSSGPGWPVRLLEECALLHLLDEGWLRREGLPDELAATVRSRVGLPVSADGPPVRDRWLVLAQYDTADAKLTTRRIWLHGADCGRTALLLSYGAAGRAPELALPVGLALDAEVSAYPGAGQSRAALGEQFAAPAPTRIRPPGVTTAQAAARYGEALRDDPWLESVPVTLKDVIPVPDGEVWQLVDAGADSALPLTPVARTRPGLWRLVALSGGAPVTVFGECGHRGFTPLTAWPESEGEAVTLC from the coding sequence ATGACGTTGCAGGGGGTGCGCTGGACCGCGGACCAGGTGCTGGCACTGGCGCCTGACGACGCGTCACGCAAAGCGGGAAGCAAACTCGGCTCCGCCGGACCATGGTCCGAGGCGGGAAGTTCCGACGAGGGGACGGTGTGGGGACTGTGCAGGGGCAGTGGCAGCAGGCCGTATCAGACGGTCGTCGACATCGCGGACGCGGGCGGTCCGGCGTACAAGTGCAGTTGTCCGAGCCGCAAGTTCCCGTGCAAGCACGCGCTCGGGCTGCTGTTGCTGTGGGCCGCGAGCGACGCCACCGTGCCGCCAGGGCAGGCCCCGGACTGGGCCGAGCAGTGGGTGGCGGGCAGAAGACAGCGGACCGCGGAGAAAAAGGCGGCGGGCGCGGCGGGTTCCGCGTCCGGCTCGGCTGATCCGGAGGCCGCGCGGCGCCGGGCCGAGCGCCGGGCGGAGCGGATCACCGCCGGGGCGACAGAGCTGGAGCAGCGCCTGGCCGACCTGCTGCGCGGCGGCCTGGCCGCGGCGGAACAGGCGGGGTACGGGCTGTGGGAGGAGGCGGCGGCCCGCATGGTCGACGCGCAGGCGCCGGGACTGGCCGCGCGCGTCCGGGAACTGGGGGCGATTCCGTCGTCCGGGCCGGGCTGGCCGGTGCGGCTGCTGGAGGAGTGCGCGCTGCTGCACCTCCTGGATGAGGGCTGGCTGCGCCGCGAAGGGCTGCCGGACGAGCTGGCTGCGACGGTCCGTTCCCGCGTCGGCCTGCCCGTCTCCGCGGACGGCCCGCCGGTGCGGGACCGCTGGCTCGTCCTCGCCCAGTACGACACGGCGGACGCGAAGCTCACCACTCGGAGGATCTGGCTGCATGGCGCCGACTGCGGCCGCACGGCCCTGCTCCTGTCCTACGGCGCCGCGGGGCGCGCCCCGGAGCTGGCGCTGCCCGTGGGGCTGGCGCTGGACGCGGAGGTGTCCGCGTATCCGGGCGCCGGGCAGTCGCGTGCGGCGCTGGGCGAGCAGTTCGCGGCCCCGGCGCCCACACGGATACGCCCGCCGGGCGTGACGACGGCGCAGGCGGCCGCCCGCTACGGCGAGGCGCTGCGGGACGATCCATGGCTGGAGTCGGTCCCGGTGACATTGAAGGACGTGATACCGGTACCGGACGGCGAGGTCTGGCAGCTGGTCGACGCCGGCGCGGACTCCGCCCTGCCCCTCACCCCTGTGGCCCGGACCCGTCCGGGTCTGTGGCGGCTGGTCGCGCTGTCCGGCGGCGCGCCCGTGACGGTTTTCGGCGAGTGCGGCCACCGGGGTTTCACACCCCTGACGGCGTGGCCGGAGAGCGAGGGCGAGGCGGTGACACTGTGCTGA
- a CDS encoding AAA family ATPase — MTVSVEPTSAEASRSHPAPANAAAGQGGPEALRPHAEDAFAAELVALAAQDDRPRPARWKLSPWAVATYLLGGTLPDGTVITPKYVGPRRIVEVAVTTLATDRALLLLGVPGTAKTWVSEHLAAAVSGDSTLLVQGTAGTPEEAIRYGWNYAQLLAHGPSRDALVPSPVMRAMAQGMTARVEELTRIPADVQDTLITILSEKTLPIPELGDEVQAVRGFNLIATANDRDRGVNDLSSALRRRFNTVVLPLPETPEAEVDIVFRRVDQIGRSLDLPSVPDGVDEIRRVVTVFRELRDGVTTDGRTKLKSPSGTLSTAEAISVVTGGLALAAHFGDGVLRAGDVAAGILGAVVRDPAADRVIWQEYLETVVRERDGWTDFYRACREVSA; from the coding sequence ATGACTGTGTCCGTTGAACCGACGTCCGCCGAAGCGAGTCGGAGCCACCCCGCGCCCGCGAACGCGGCCGCGGGACAAGGCGGCCCCGAAGCCCTGCGGCCGCACGCCGAGGACGCCTTCGCCGCCGAACTCGTCGCGCTGGCCGCGCAGGACGACCGCCCGCGCCCGGCCCGCTGGAAGCTGTCGCCGTGGGCCGTCGCGACCTACCTCCTCGGCGGCACACTGCCGGACGGCACGGTGATCACGCCGAAGTACGTCGGCCCCCGGCGCATCGTCGAGGTCGCCGTCACCACGCTCGCCACCGACCGCGCCCTGCTCCTGCTCGGCGTGCCCGGCACCGCGAAGACGTGGGTGTCCGAGCACCTGGCCGCCGCGGTCAGCGGCGACTCGACACTGCTGGTCCAGGGCACGGCCGGAACCCCGGAGGAGGCGATCCGCTACGGGTGGAACTACGCGCAGCTGCTGGCGCACGGCCCGAGCCGCGACGCCCTCGTGCCCAGCCCGGTCATGCGCGCCATGGCGCAGGGGATGACGGCCCGCGTGGAGGAGCTGACCCGTATCCCGGCCGACGTGCAGGACACGCTGATCACGATCCTTTCGGAGAAGACGCTGCCGATACCGGAGCTGGGCGATGAGGTGCAGGCGGTCCGGGGCTTCAACCTGATCGCCACGGCCAACGACCGCGACCGAGGGGTCAACGACCTCTCCAGCGCCCTGCGCCGCCGATTCAACACCGTGGTCCTGCCGCTGCCGGAGACCCCCGAGGCCGAGGTCGACATCGTCTTCCGGCGCGTCGACCAGATCGGCCGCTCCCTCGACCTGCCGTCCGTACCGGACGGCGTCGACGAGATCCGCCGCGTCGTGACCGTCTTCCGCGAACTGCGCGACGGTGTCACGACGGACGGCCGTACGAAGCTGAAGTCGCCGAGCGGCACCCTGTCGACGGCCGAGGCGATCTCGGTCGTCACGGGCGGCCTCGCACTGGCCGCCCACTTCGGTGACGGCGTGCTGCGGGCCGGCGATGTCGCCGCGGGAATCCTCGGCGCCGTCGTCCGTGACCCGGCGGCCGACCGCGTCATCTGGCAGGAGTACCTGGAGACGGTCGTCCGCGAGCGCGACGGCTGGACGGACTTCTACCGGGCCTGCCGGGAGGTCAGCGCGTGA
- a CDS encoding DUF5682 family protein — MAGVDETDGSRWPGAGPLLLGVRHHGPGSARAVRAALEAARPAVVLIEGPPEADALISLAAEKEMRPPVALLAHAVDEPGRSAFWPFAEFSPEWVTLRWALEHDVPARFIDLPAAHTLAWERDEAGTPPEAAERPPDGDGVEGDGVEGEGDGDEDDGGIRADVRVDPLAVLADAAGYDDPERWWEDVVEHRGAGQGDAFAPFLVLEEAMGALREAYGSGGHDRDLVREAHMRLQVRAAQREFADAVAVVCGAWHVPALRQKSAVAADRALLKGLPKVKADMTWVPWTHRRLSRVSGYGAGIDSPGWYAHLFGVPDRPVERWLTRVAGLLREEDRIVSSAHVIEAVRLAETLAAMRGRPLPGLGETTDAVRAVMCDGSDVPLALVHDRLVVGDVLGEVPETAPAVPLQRDLARLQRRLRLKPEALEREMDLDLRKETDAGRSRLLHRLRLLGVGWGEPAASRGSTGTFRETWRLRWEPELSVRVAEAGVWGTTVRAAATAKAEADALAARALADVTALAERCLLAGLPDALPVVMRVLADRAALDADVGHLAQALPALVRSLRYGDVRGTDTGALTEVATGLAERIFVGLPPACAALDTDAAEEMRRHVDAVHTAVGLLGDTFATGQDDLRTRWHTVLRVLSGRDTVPGVIRGRAVRLLLDDGEVEQDHAARLMGLALSPGTPPADAAAWIEGFVGGGGGMLLVHDERLLGLVDAWLTGVAAEAFTDVLPLLRRTFSAYEPGVRRTLGELVRRGPAQGGGVAAAAGAPGFAADLDQERADAVLPVVRLLLGLDGPGPGVGSGPGPGVGSDRGPGAGAGPGHVVGSGPGAGPGPGHGSGGKAGNEPAGVAA, encoded by the coding sequence GTGGCAGGCGTTGACGAGACGGACGGGAGCCGGTGGCCAGGGGCGGGGCCGCTGCTGCTGGGGGTCCGGCATCACGGGCCGGGGTCCGCGCGGGCGGTGAGGGCCGCTTTGGAGGCGGCGCGGCCGGCAGTGGTGCTGATCGAGGGCCCGCCGGAGGCGGACGCGCTGATTTCGCTGGCTGCCGAGAAGGAAATGCGGCCGCCGGTCGCCCTCCTCGCCCACGCCGTGGACGAGCCGGGCCGCTCGGCGTTCTGGCCCTTCGCCGAGTTCTCGCCCGAGTGGGTCACCCTCCGCTGGGCCCTGGAGCACGACGTCCCGGCCCGATTCATCGACCTGCCGGCCGCGCACACGCTGGCGTGGGAGAGGGACGAGGCCGGCACCCCTCCGGAGGCCGCGGAGCGTCCGCCCGACGGCGACGGCGTTGAGGGTGACGGCGTCGAGGGCGAGGGCGACGGTGACGAGGATGACGGTGGCATCCGTGCCGATGTGCGCGTCGACCCGCTCGCCGTACTCGCCGATGCCGCCGGTTACGACGATCCCGAGCGCTGGTGGGAGGACGTCGTCGAGCACCGGGGCGCGGGACAGGGGGACGCGTTCGCCCCGTTCCTCGTGCTCGAGGAGGCCATGGGGGCCCTCCGTGAGGCGTACGGAAGCGGGGGCCACGACCGGGACCTCGTACGGGAGGCGCACATGCGGCTCCAAGTGCGGGCGGCGCAACGTGAGTTCGCAGACGCGGTCGCCGTGGTGTGCGGGGCCTGGCATGTGCCCGCGCTGCGGCAGAAGTCCGCCGTCGCCGCCGACCGGGCGCTGCTGAAGGGCCTGCCCAAGGTCAAGGCCGACATGACGTGGGTGCCGTGGACGCACCGCAGGCTGTCCCGGGTCAGTGGCTACGGCGCGGGCATCGACTCGCCGGGCTGGTACGCCCACCTCTTCGGCGTGCCCGACCGGCCGGTCGAGCGGTGGCTGACCAGGGTCGCGGGGCTGTTGCGCGAGGAGGACCGGATCGTGTCCTCCGCACACGTGATCGAGGCGGTGCGGCTGGCGGAGACGCTCGCCGCGATGCGGGGCCGCCCGTTGCCCGGGCTCGGCGAGACGACGGACGCCGTACGCGCGGTGATGTGCGACGGCTCGGACGTACCGCTGGCACTGGTGCACGACCGGCTCGTGGTCGGGGACGTTCTCGGCGAGGTGCCGGAGACCGCGCCCGCGGTGCCGCTGCAGCGCGACCTGGCCCGGCTCCAGCGGCGGCTGCGGCTCAAACCGGAGGCGCTGGAGCGCGAGATGGACCTCGACCTGCGCAAGGAGACCGACGCCGGGCGCAGCCGGCTGCTGCACCGCCTGCGGCTGCTGGGCGTCGGCTGGGGCGAGCCCGCGGCCTCGCGGGGCAGCACCGGCACGTTCCGGGAGACCTGGCGGCTGCGCTGGGAGCCGGAACTGTCGGTGCGGGTGGCCGAGGCCGGGGTGTGGGGGACGACCGTACGTGCCGCCGCCACCGCCAAGGCGGAGGCGGACGCCCTCGCCGCCCGGGCCCTCGCCGACGTCACCGCGCTCGCCGAGCGCTGTCTGCTGGCCGGCCTTCCGGACGCCCTGCCCGTGGTGATGAGGGTGCTGGCCGACCGGGCGGCACTGGACGCGGACGTCGGTCACCTCGCCCAGGCGCTGCCGGCGCTGGTCCGGTCGTTGCGCTACGGCGACGTTCGTGGCACGGACACCGGGGCCCTCACCGAAGTGGCGACGGGTCTGGCCGAGCGGATCTTCGTGGGCCTGCCTCCGGCCTGCGCCGCACTGGACACGGACGCGGCCGAGGAGATGCGGCGCCATGTGGACGCCGTGCACACAGCCGTGGGCCTGCTGGGGGACACCTTCGCGACCGGGCAGGACGACCTGCGCACCCGCTGGCACACCGTGCTCCGCGTCCTGTCGGGGCGGGACACGGTGCCGGGTGTCATCCGGGGGCGCGCCGTGCGGCTCCTGCTCGACGACGGGGAGGTCGAGCAGGACCACGCGGCACGGCTCATGGGGCTCGCGCTGTCGCCGGGGACACCGCCGGCGGACGCGGCCGCGTGGATCGAGGGCTTCGTCGGCGGCGGAGGCGGGATGCTGCTCGTGCACGACGAGCGGCTGCTCGGGCTGGTCGACGCCTGGCTGACCGGGGTTGCGGCGGAGGCGTTCACGGACGTGCTGCCGTTGCTGCGGCGCACCTTCTCGGCGTACGAGCCCGGCGTGCGCAGAACACTCGGCGAACTGGTCAGGCGCGGTCCGGCCCAGGGCGGAGGCGTGGCGGCAGCGGCCGGCGCGCCCGGCTTCGCCGCGGATCTCGACCAGGAACGCGCGGACGCCGTACTGCCGGTGGTGCGCCTGCTGCTGGGCCTGGACGGCCCCGGCCCCGGTGTCGGTTCTGGCCCCGGCCCCGGTGTCGGTTCTGATCGCGGCCCCGGTGCCGGTGCTGGTCCCGGTCACGTCGTCGGTTCTGGTCCTGGGGCCGGTCCTGGTCCTGGTCACGGTTCCGGTGGGAAGGCCGGCAACGAGCCCGCGGGGGTGGCCGCATGA
- a CDS encoding VWA domain-containing protein — protein sequence MTVGEGYDVTDPAGERLRRWRLVLGGDAADGTGCALAGKDAAMDGALAALYGKGDKPRTGRDRSAGLGASAPSVARWLGDIRTYFPSSVVQVMQRDAIHRLGLATLLLEPEMLEAVEADVHLVGTLLSLNKAMPETTKETARAVVRKVVEDLEKRLATRTRATLTGALDRSARVSRPRHHDIDWNRTIAANLKHYLPEYRTVVPERLIGYGRASQSVKKEVILCIDQSGSMAASVVYASVFGAVLASMRSISTRLVVFDTAVVDLTDQLDDPVDVLFGTQLGGGTDINRALAYCQSQITRPAETVVVLISDLYEGGIRNEMLKRVAAMKTSGVQFVALLALSDEGAPAYDREHAAALAALGAPAFACTPDLFPEVMAAAIEKRPLPIPDTA from the coding sequence ATGACAGTGGGGGAGGGGTACGACGTGACGGATCCGGCAGGGGAGCGGCTGAGGCGCTGGCGGCTCGTGCTCGGCGGGGACGCGGCCGACGGCACCGGATGCGCGCTGGCCGGGAAGGACGCGGCCATGGACGGGGCGCTCGCCGCGCTCTACGGCAAGGGGGACAAACCGCGCACGGGACGGGACCGTTCGGCTGGGCTCGGAGCCTCGGCGCCCTCGGTGGCGCGCTGGCTGGGGGACATACGGACGTACTTCCCGTCGTCCGTCGTGCAGGTCATGCAGCGCGACGCCATCCACCGGCTCGGCCTGGCCACACTGCTGCTGGAGCCGGAGATGCTCGAGGCGGTGGAGGCGGACGTGCACCTCGTCGGCACGCTGCTGTCGCTGAACAAGGCGATGCCGGAGACCACCAAGGAGACGGCGCGGGCCGTCGTGCGCAAAGTCGTCGAGGACCTGGAGAAGCGGCTGGCCACCCGCACCCGGGCCACCCTCACCGGCGCCCTCGACCGCAGCGCCCGCGTCAGCAGGCCGCGCCACCACGACATCGACTGGAACCGCACCATCGCGGCCAACCTCAAGCACTACCTGCCGGAGTACCGGACGGTCGTACCGGAGCGGCTCATCGGATACGGGCGGGCGTCCCAGTCCGTGAAGAAGGAGGTCATCCTCTGCATCGACCAGTCCGGGTCGATGGCGGCGTCCGTCGTGTACGCCTCCGTGTTCGGGGCGGTGCTGGCGTCCATGCGGTCCATCAGCACGCGGCTGGTCGTCTTCGACACGGCGGTCGTCGACCTCACCGACCAGCTCGACGACCCGGTCGACGTGCTCTTCGGCACCCAACTCGGCGGCGGCACGGACATCAACCGGGCACTCGCGTACTGCCAGTCGCAGATCACCCGGCCCGCGGAGACAGTCGTCGTGCTGATCAGCGACCTCTACGAGGGGGGTATACGGAACGAAATGCTGAAGCGGGTGGCGGCGATGAAGACGTCCGGAGTGCAGTTCGTGGCCCTGCTCGCGCTCTCGGACGAGGGCGCGCCCGCGTACGACCGGGAGCACGCGGCGGCGCTCGCGGCGCTGGGCGCACCGGCGTTCGCCTGCACACCCGACCTGTTCCCGGAGGTGATGGCGGCGGCGATCGAGAAGCGTCCCCTCCCGATACCGGACACGGCATGA
- the sucC gene encoding ADP-forming succinate--CoA ligase subunit beta, whose protein sequence is MDLFEYQARDLFAKHGVPVLAGEVIDTPEAAREITERLGGKSVVKAQVKVGGRGKAGGVKLAATPDEAVARATDILGMDIKGHTVHKVMIAETAPEIVEEYYVSFLLDRANRTFLSIASVEGGMEIEEVAATRPDAVAQIAIDAIDGVDKAKAQEIVAAAKFPAEVAGQVADVLVSLWEVFVKEDALLVEVNPLAKVASGDVIALDGKVSLDDNAEFRHPEFEELHDKAAANPLEAAAKEKNLNYVKLDGEVGIIGNGAGLVMSTLDVVAYAGEAHKGVKPANFLDIGGGASAEVMANGLEIILGDPDVKSVFVNVFGGITACDAVANGIVQALELLESKGEEVTKPLVVRLDGNNAELGRQILDDRNHPLVQRVDTMDGAADKAAELAAAAK, encoded by the coding sequence GTGGACCTGTTCGAGTACCAGGCGAGGGACCTCTTCGCCAAGCACGGTGTACCGGTGCTGGCCGGTGAAGTCATCGACACGCCTGAGGCGGCGCGCGAGATCACCGAGCGGCTGGGCGGCAAGTCGGTCGTCAAGGCTCAGGTGAAGGTCGGTGGTCGCGGCAAGGCCGGCGGTGTGAAGCTCGCCGCCACCCCGGACGAGGCCGTCGCCCGCGCGACGGACATCCTCGGCATGGACATCAAGGGCCACACGGTCCACAAGGTCATGATCGCCGAGACCGCTCCGGAGATCGTCGAGGAGTACTACGTCTCCTTCCTCCTCGACCGCGCCAACCGCACCTTCCTCTCCATCGCCTCGGTCGAGGGCGGCATGGAGATCGAGGAGGTCGCGGCCACCCGTCCCGACGCCGTCGCCCAGATCGCGATCGACGCCATCGACGGCGTGGACAAGGCGAAGGCCCAGGAGATCGTCGCCGCCGCGAAGTTCCCGGCCGAGGTCGCCGGCCAGGTGGCCGACGTCCTGGTCAGCCTGTGGGAGGTCTTCGTCAAGGAGGACGCCCTCCTGGTCGAGGTCAACCCGCTCGCCAAGGTCGCCTCGGGTGACGTCATCGCCCTCGACGGCAAGGTGTCGCTGGACGACAACGCCGAGTTCCGCCACCCCGAGTTCGAGGAGCTCCACGACAAGGCCGCCGCCAACCCGCTCGAGGCGGCCGCCAAGGAGAAGAACCTCAACTACGTCAAGCTCGACGGCGAGGTCGGCATCATCGGCAACGGCGCCGGCCTGGTCATGTCGACCCTGGACGTCGTCGCCTACGCCGGTGAGGCCCACAAGGGCGTCAAGCCCGCCAACTTCCTCGACATCGGCGGCGGCGCCTCCGCCGAGGTCATGGCGAACGGCCTGGAGATCATCCTCGGCGACCCGGACGTCAAGTCCGTCTTCGTCAACGTCTTCGGCGGCATCACCGCGTGCGACGCGGTCGCCAACGGCATCGTGCAGGCCCTGGAGCTCCTCGAGTCCAAGGGCGAGGAGGTCACCAAGCCGCTGGTCGTGCGTCTGGACGGCAACAACGCCGAACTGGGCCGTCAGATCCTGGACGACCGCAACCACCCGCTCGTGCAGCGCGTGGACACCATGGACGGCGCGGCCGACAAGGCCGCCGAGCTGGCTGCTGCCGCGAAGTAA
- the sucD gene encoding succinate--CoA ligase subunit alpha, producing the protein MAIFLTKESKVIVQGMTGSEGQKHTRRMLASGTNIVGGVNPRKAGQTVDFDGTEVPVFGTVKEAIEKTGADVSVIFVPEKFTKDAVVEAIDAEIPLAVVITEGIAVHDTASFWAYAGKKGNKTRIIGPNCPGLITPGQSNAGIIPADITKPGRIGLVSKSGTLTYQMMYELRDIGFSTCVGIGGDPIIGTTHIDALKAFQDDPDTDLIVMIGEIGGDAEERAAAFIKENVTKPVVGYVAGFTAPEGKTMGHAGAIVSGSSGTAQAKKEALEAAGVKVGKTPTETAKLARAILGN; encoded by the coding sequence ATGGCTATCTTCCTCACCAAGGAATCCAAGGTCATCGTCCAGGGCATGACCGGCTCCGAGGGCCAGAAGCACACCAGGCGCATGCTGGCGTCCGGCACCAACATCGTCGGTGGCGTGAACCCGCGCAAGGCGGGCCAGACCGTCGACTTCGACGGCACCGAGGTACCGGTCTTCGGCACCGTCAAGGAGGCCATCGAGAAGACCGGCGCCGACGTCTCGGTCATCTTCGTCCCGGAGAAGTTCACCAAGGACGCGGTCGTCGAGGCCATCGACGCCGAGATCCCGCTCGCGGTCGTCATCACCGAGGGCATCGCGGTGCACGACACGGCGTCCTTCTGGGCGTACGCCGGCAAGAAGGGCAACAAGACCCGCATCATCGGCCCGAACTGCCCCGGCCTGATCACCCCCGGCCAGTCGAACGCCGGCATCATCCCGGCCGACATCACCAAGCCGGGCCGCATCGGTCTCGTCTCCAAGTCCGGCACGCTGACGTACCAGATGATGTACGAGCTGCGTGACATCGGCTTCTCGACCTGCGTCGGCATCGGCGGTGACCCGATCATCGGCACCACCCACATCGACGCGCTGAAGGCGTTCCAGGACGACCCCGACACCGACCTGATCGTGATGATCGGCGAGATCGGCGGCGACGCCGAGGAGCGGGCCGCGGCCTTCATCAAGGAGAACGTCACCAAGCCGGTCGTCGGCTACGTGGCGGGCTTCACCGCGCCCGAGGGCAAGACCATGGGCCACGCCGGCGCCATCGTCTCCGGCTCCTCCGGCACCGCCCAGGCCAAGAAGGAGGCCCTGGAGGCCGCGGGCGTGAAGGTCGGCAAGACCCCGACCGAGACGGCCAAGCTGGCCCGGGCCATTCTCGGCAACTAG
- a CDS encoding sigma factor-like helix-turn-helix DNA-binding protein, which yields MTDSQLNPLPARTEDRSPGATTALTRAQVVGAQGDPLTPAQAFDALYAFCAPALVRQAYLLTGRHERAREAVEEAFQLAWQRWPEVAHDRDPAGWVRAAAYECALSPWHRFRSRNRVPDPPPDPADRELQRALMKLPPSYRRALVLYDGVGLDLPETAAETEASTPATANRLMHARESVAACVPDLADPAELHRRLVRLGAAEGSQAARPTTVRTAQERRTRFWTRSAIAFTVTIIGATALTLRTAPTHYLPPVSPGHAIEGVPAPVALGPLSRAELKLRAELRKETTAGPERLVPQAR from the coding sequence ATGACGGACAGTCAACTGAACCCTCTGCCCGCGCGTACAGAGGACCGGAGCCCCGGCGCAACCACCGCCCTGACACGCGCTCAGGTCGTCGGGGCCCAAGGAGACCCCCTGACGCCCGCTCAGGCATTCGACGCGCTCTACGCCTTCTGCGCACCCGCCCTCGTACGCCAGGCATACCTGCTCACCGGCCGGCACGAGCGGGCGCGCGAAGCCGTGGAAGAGGCATTCCAACTGGCCTGGCAGCGCTGGCCGGAGGTGGCACACGACCGGGACCCGGCAGGCTGGGTGCGGGCGGCCGCGTACGAGTGCGCCCTGTCCCCCTGGCACCGCTTCCGCTCGCGCAACCGCGTTCCTGACCCGCCCCCCGACCCCGCGGACCGGGAGCTGCAGCGCGCCCTGATGAAGCTTCCGCCGTCGTACCGCCGCGCGCTCGTGCTGTACGACGGCGTCGGCCTGGACCTGCCGGAGACTGCGGCGGAGACGGAGGCGAGCACCCCGGCGACGGCGAACCGGCTGATGCACGCGCGCGAGTCCGTCGCCGCCTGCGTGCCGGATCTGGCGGATCCGGCGGAGCTGCACCGGCGGCTGGTCCGGCTGGGCGCCGCGGAAGGTTCCCAGGCGGCCCGCCCGACGACGGTACGGACGGCACAGGAGCGCAGGACCCGTTTCTGGACGCGCTCCGCGATCGCGTTCACGGTCACCATCATCGGCGCGACGGCGCTGACGCTGCGGACGGCTCCGACGCACTACCTCCCGCCGGTGTCCCCCGGCCACGCGATCGAGGGCGTGCCGGCGCCGGTCGCGCTCGGCCCCCTGTCGCGGGCGGAGCTCAAGCTGCGCGCCGAGCTGAGGAAGGAGACGACGGCCGGCCCGGAGCGACTGGTGCCGCAGGCCCGGTGA